The Lynx canadensis isolate LIC74 chromosome D1, mLynCan4.pri.v2, whole genome shotgun sequence genome has a segment encoding these proteins:
- the RCE1 gene encoding CAAX prenyl protease 2 isoform X1, giving the protein MAALGGDGLRLLSVSRPERQPESAALGGPGPGLCCWVSVFSCLSLACSYVGSLYVWKSELPRDHPAVIKRRFTSVLVVSSLSPLCVLLWRELTGIQPGTSLLTLMGFRLEGIFPAALLPLLLTMILFLGPLMQLSMDCPCDLADGLKVVLAPRSWARCLTDMRWLRNQVIAPLTEELVFRACMLPMLAPCTGLGPAVFTCPLFFGVAHFHHIFEQLRFRQSSVGSIFLSAAFQFSYTAVFGAYTAFLFIRTGHLIGPVLCHSFCNYMGFPAVCAALEHPQRRPLLAGYALGVGLFLLLLQPLTDPKLYGSLPLCVLLERAGDSEAPLCS; this is encoded by the exons ATGGCGGCGCTGGGCGGGGATGGGCTGCGCCTGCTGTCGGTGTCGCGGCCGGAGCGGCAGCCCGAGTCAGCAGCTCTGGGCGGCCCGGGCCCTGGGCTGTGCTGCTGGGTGTCTGTGTTCTCCTGTCTTAGCCTCGCCTGCTCCTACGTGGGCAGCCTCTACGTCTGGAAGAGCGAGCTGCCCAG GGACCACCCTGCAGTCATCAAGCGGCGTTTCACCAGTGTGTTGGTGGTGTCCAGCCTCTCGCCTCTGTGCGTGCTACTCTGGAGAGAACTCACAGGCATCCAG CCAGGCACATCCCTGCTCACCCTGATGGGCTTCAGGCTGGAGGGTATTTTCCCAGCAGCACTGCTACCCCTGCTGCTGACCATG ATCCTTTTCCTGGGCCCACTGATGCAGCTCTCTATGGATTGCCCATGTGACCTGGCAGATGGTTTGAAGGTTGTCTTAG CTCCTCGCTCCTGGGCCCGCTGCCTCACGGATATGCGTTGGTTGCGGAACCAAGTGATTGCGCCCCTGACAGAAGAACTGGTGTTCCGGGCCTGTATGCTGCCCATGTTAGCACCATGCACGGGCCTGGGCCCTGCCGTGTTCACCTGCCCACTCTTCTTTGGAGTTG CCCATTTTCACCACATTTTTGAGCAGCTTCGATTCCGCCAGAGCAGTGTGGGGAGCATCTTCTTGTCTGCAG CGTTCCAGTTCTCCTACACAGCTGTCTTCGGCGCCTACACTGCTTTCCTCTTCATCCGCACAG GACACCTGATTGGGCCGGTTCTTTGCCACTCCTTCTGCAATTACATGGGCTTTCCTGCCGTTTGCGCAGCCCTGGAACATCCGCAGAGGCGGCCCCTGCTGGCAGGCTATGCCCTGGGTGTAGGACTCTTCCTGCTTCTGCTCCAGCCCCTCACGGACCCCAAGCTCTACGGCAGCCTTCCCCTTTGTGTGCTTTTGGAACGGGCAGGAGACTCAGAGGCTCCCTTGTGCTCCTGA
- the RCE1 gene encoding CAAX prenyl protease 2 isoform X2 yields MGFRLEGIFPAALLPLLLTMILFLGPLMQLSMDCPCDLADGLKVVLAPRSWARCLTDMRWLRNQVIAPLTEELVFRACMLPMLAPCTGLGPAVFTCPLFFGVAHFHHIFEQLRFRQSSVGSIFLSAAFQFSYTAVFGAYTAFLFIRTGHLIGPVLCHSFCNYMGFPAVCAALEHPQRRPLLAGYALGVGLFLLLLQPLTDPKLYGSLPLCVLLERAGDSEAPLCS; encoded by the exons ATGGGCTTCAGGCTGGAGGGTATTTTCCCAGCAGCACTGCTACCCCTGCTGCTGACCATG ATCCTTTTCCTGGGCCCACTGATGCAGCTCTCTATGGATTGCCCATGTGACCTGGCAGATGGTTTGAAGGTTGTCTTAG CTCCTCGCTCCTGGGCCCGCTGCCTCACGGATATGCGTTGGTTGCGGAACCAAGTGATTGCGCCCCTGACAGAAGAACTGGTGTTCCGGGCCTGTATGCTGCCCATGTTAGCACCATGCACGGGCCTGGGCCCTGCCGTGTTCACCTGCCCACTCTTCTTTGGAGTTG CCCATTTTCACCACATTTTTGAGCAGCTTCGATTCCGCCAGAGCAGTGTGGGGAGCATCTTCTTGTCTGCAG CGTTCCAGTTCTCCTACACAGCTGTCTTCGGCGCCTACACTGCTTTCCTCTTCATCCGCACAG GACACCTGATTGGGCCGGTTCTTTGCCACTCCTTCTGCAATTACATGGGCTTTCCTGCCGTTTGCGCAGCCCTGGAACATCCGCAGAGGCGGCCCCTGCTGGCAGGCTATGCCCTGGGTGTAGGACTCTTCCTGCTTCTGCTCCAGCCCCTCACGGACCCCAAGCTCTACGGCAGCCTTCCCCTTTGTGTGCTTTTGGAACGGGCAGGAGACTCAGAGGCTCCCTTGTGCTCCTGA
- the LRFN4 gene encoding leucine-rich repeat and fibronectin type-III domain-containing protein 4 yields the protein MAPPLLLLLLASGAAACPLPCVCQNLSESLSTLCAHRGLLFVPPNVDRRTVELRLADNFIQALGPPDFRNMTGLVDLTLSRNAITRIGARAFGDLESLRSLHLDGNRLVELGTGSLRGPVNLQHLILSGNQLGRISPGAFDDFLDSLEDLDLSYNNLRQVPWAGIGAMPALHTLNLDHNLIDALPPGAFAQLSQLSRLDLTSNRLATLAPDPLFSRGRDAEASPAPLVLSFSGNPLHCNCELLWLRRLARPDDLETCASPPGLAGRYFWAVPEGEFSCEPPLIARHTQRLWVLEGQRATLRCRALGDPAPTMHWVGPDDRLVGNSSRARAFPNGTLEIGVTGSGDAGGYTCIATNPAGEATARVELRVLALPHGGNGSAEGGRPGPSDIAASARTAAEGEGTLESEPAVQVTEVTATSGLVSWGPGRPADPVWMFQIQYNSSEDETLIYRIVPASSHHFLLKHLVPGADYDLCLLALSPAAGPSDLTATRLLGCARFSTLPAAPLCHALQAHVLGGTLTVAVGGVLVAALLVFTVALLVRGRGAGNGRLPLKLSHVQSQTNGGPSPTPKAHPPRSPPPRPQRSCSLDLGDAGGCYGYARRLGGAWARRSHSVHGGLLGAGCRGVGGSTEQLEESVV from the exons ATGGCCCCGccactcctgctgctgctgctggccagTGGAGCGGCCGCCTGCCCACTGCCCTGTGTCTGCCAGAACCTGTCCGAATCACTCAGCACCCTCTGTGCCCACCGAGGCCTGCTGTTCGTGCCACCCAACGTGGACCGCCGCACCGTGGAGCTGCGGCTGGCTGACAACTTCATCCAGGCCTTGGGGCCACCGGACTTCCGGAACATGACAGGGCTGGTGGACCTGACGCTTTCCCGGAATGCCATCACCCGCATTGGGGCCCGCGCTTTTGGGGACCTGGAGAGCCTACGTTCCCTGCATCTGGACGGGAACAGGTTGGTTGAGCTGGGCACCGGCAGCCTGCGGGGCCCCGTCAACCTGCAGCACCTCATCCTCAGTGGCAACCAGCTGGGCCGAATCTCGCCCGGGGCCTTCGACGACTTCCTGGACAGCCTGGAGGACCTCGACTTGTCCTACAACAACCTGCGGCAGGTGCCCTGGGCCGGCATCGGTGCCATGCCTGCCCTGCACACGCTCAACCTGGACCACAACCTCATCGACGCACTGCCCCCGGGCGCCTTCGCCCAGCTCAGCCAGCTCTCCCGTCTCGACCTCACCTCCAACCGCCTGGCCACGCTGGCACCAGACCCGCTCTTTTCCCGGGGGCGCGACGCGGAGGCCTCACCCGCCCCCCTGGTGCTGAGCTTCAGCGGGAACCCCCTGCACTGCAACTGCGAGCTGCTGTGGCTGCGGAGGCTGGCCCGGCCCGACGACCTGGAGACGTGCGCCTCCCCTCCAGGCCTGGCCGGCCGCTACTTCTGGGCAGTGCCCGAGGGCGAGTTCTCCTGCGAGCCGCCCCTCATCGCCCGCCACACGCAGCGCCTCTGGGTGCTGGAGGGCCAGCGGGCCACTCTGAGATGCCGGGCCCTCGGTGACCCTGCGCCCACCATGCACTGGGTCGGCCCTGATGACCGCCTGGTTGGCAACTCCTCCCGAGCCCGGGCTTTCCCCAACGGGACCCTGGAGATCGGGGTGACGGGCTCTGGGGACGCAGGGGGCTACACCTGCATTGCCACCAACCCTGCCGGGGAGGCCACAGCCCGTGTGGAGCTACGGGTGCTGGCCTTGCCCCACGGCGGGAACGGCAGTGCTGAGGGGGGCCGCCCAGGGCCCTCGGACATTGCCGCCTCGGCCCGCACTGCTGCCGAGGGCGAGGGGACACTGGAGTCTGAGCCAGCTGTGCAGGTGACAGAGGTGACTGCAACCTCAGGGCTGGTGAGCTGGGGGCCAGGGCGGCCAGCCGACCCTGTGTGGATGTTCCAAATCCAGTATAACAGCAGTGAAGATGAGACCCTCATCTACCG GATTGTCCCGGCCTCCAGCCACCACTTCCTGCTGAAGCACCTAGTCCCTGGTGCCGACTATGACCTCTGCCTGCTGGCCCTGTCACCTGCCGCTGGGCCTTCCGACCTCACAGCCACCCGGCTGCTGGGCTGTGCCCGTTTCTCCACGCTACCGGCTGCGCCCCTGTGCCACGCCCTGCAGGCCCACGTGCTGGGCGGGACCCTGACCGTGGCCGTGGGGGGTGTGCTGGTGGCTGCCTTACTGGTCTTCACCGTGGCCTTGCTGGTTCGGGGCCGGGGGGCCGGGAATGGCCGCCTCCCCCTCAAGCTTAGCCACGTCCAATCCCAGACCAATGGAGGCCCCAGCCCCACGCCCAAGGCCCACCCGCCGCGGAGCCCACCGCCTCGGCCCCAGCGCAGCTGCTCCCTGGACCTGGGGGATGCTGGCGGGTGCTACGGTTACGCCAGGCGCCTCGGAGGAGCCTGGGCCCGACGGAGCCACTCTGTGCATGGGGGGCTGCtcggggcagggtgccggggggtggggggcagcacgGAGCAGCTGGAAGAGAGTGTGGTGTGA